TGTAAGTTTCACTCTATTTTCTCGATTATTTGCTCTTGACTGTGTAGCTGTGTGGGCACAAGAAATAAGTGAGAATGAGTGTCCAATTCCCTAAGCTCAAAGCATTGTCAGAAGAGGAAAAAATTTAATCCTGGCCCCCATATTTGGTCTCGTGTTTGATTCTCATCATTGTATTATTACAAACCTCATCATTCATCCTTTAACTTCCATTTTGTTGTCACATTTTGTTCCATCATTTAATAAATGTTCAAACTGTCCCAATTTTAGCCTGAAAATGTCATCCTCCTCCCTCTTGTTAATGTTACGAacatgttttcaaatgatttggCACATTGGGATTGCGTTGAAATGTCTTTCTTTTTTGTTATTGTAAGGGAAATATTTCAACTCATGGAATATGATAGTATACTACCGAGCCTGAAAAGCCCAAAGGCATTAGCACAATAATATTGCACCCGTTTCTGTAATGCAGATGATAAATAGCACCCTTAAAATGATCACTCAGCCCTGTCTAACCTTTTCAAACAAAGGGATCATCCCGGCAAGAAAATTAAAGTATCACTGTTTATTCCAAGGTCACCTTACCACTTATAtgtaataaattaataaatggaTTGAAGTTGTGATGTATTAATATTTACGACCTGAGCTATCCAAAAATGATAACATCGTGTTCTCTTTAAATTCAGGTCAATCCGTGTACCATCTCCACTTACATGTGCTTGGAGGGAGACAGATGAAATGGCCGGCTGGGTAATTTTTACCAGTTAAAGGTGGATCactaaatattaattttgaagGTAAGGCAACTTTGTGGCAAGTGTAAGGATCTTAATTCGTCAATAACATCTTAGAAAGGCAACTTAATGTTGTTGCTCGTGATAATAGGAAGCAGACAGTTTTTTCTAtcgataaataaaaatttatagatttaattaCACTGACCGTACTCAAAATGATAATACAATCCTAACTAGGTACTCTTGCTTTCGTGGCACAGGAGGTGCAGTCAATTTATTCGTATTATGCAAATTATAGGTAGCTAGCTATGACAACCGCCTTTTTGAAAGAAATAACCACTTGCAACTATAGGTACTACGTAGTATGGTAACTAGAAGAGGATACTTTAAGGCTATAAACGTGACCGGCACAGTAGCAAAGAAAAACAGAAGAACAGTTACTGGTGCTAATCCGTGTTGATAGAAAATAAGACAGGTGCAGAACGCAACCATCATCGCGGCTATGGACACGAAAAGGGATGCCACCCCAATCACTATCCAAAAAGGCAACGACTCCAGGAAATCATTTTCTCCGTAGCGGGACGTCAGTATGGACAGAAACATCAGCATTGATGTCAAAGAGGATAGGGTTGCCACTGCCTCAGAGATAGGAAAAACATAAAAAAGCCTCTTGTGCTGTAGACTTGGAGAACCGGCATTGTTGTAACCACCGGGCACTGTAAAGGCAGTTGTGAAAACAACCGTGGCAATTAGCATCGCAACGAGCATGCATGATTTGGCCATCTGCTTCATCATTTTTTCACCTTCTTTCATCAAGCCTTGGTGCTCTGAGATGAATACATCGTGTGGTGTTTGGCCTTGATTGTTTTCCATGTTTCTGTACGAGTGTTTGACTAACTTTTCGACTTCCTTAAACCACAATACTTCTCGTTGCATCTGAAGAGCTGCCCCTGGTATGAGATTGAGCTGATTTTGAGGGGCTAACCTGCCGGCCAAGTGCAATATATTATTGCCTTCAGTGTCTATATATGTCAGTATCAAATCTCTGACACCGTGTAGTTCATATATCAAATTGAAGCATTGGACATGGCGATGCAAAACAGCTATATGAAATATGCTGTGTTTGGACTCGTTGACTTTGTAAATGAAATCCGGATAACGACCAATCAGCTCGACCAAGAATTCATCATTTGCTGATTCTGCGGCTGTAAAGAGCAGTTTTGCATTAGCGTTTCCAAAAGCTTCCGTATTATTAGCTTGTCCGGTTTCGATATCATTTTGTTGGTGGCGTGATGCGGTAATATTCCACAGATAATCGAGCAATGTATATGCATCACACGATTCGTCATCCACATCAGCTGGGGACAGTTCTTGCTTCGGCCACTTCATGTTATGAGGAGATAGCACTGGAGCTTAAACaacaaaaaatatcatttagcatcgTATAGGTAATTACAAACATAATGAAATGTATTTGCAAAATCACTAACTTGCGCGGGCAATGGTTCTCCAACTGAGTCCTTGTTGCATGGTGTCTCTAGGGCCACGAAAGTGTGATGGATCCCGTGCAAGCACTAGTAAAGGTGTCTCGCCATTGCCGTCTTCGACCCCAGCTAGCGTGTTATTTTGTTGTAAGATTCTCATAGCCAGATCTGCATCCATGAATTGTTTAGCAGTTACAcatactattttattttattttgagaaTCTAAAAGGAACCCGAGTTAATCACTCACCATACAACCCAGAGGCGATGGATGTCGTGAGAAGCTCGATTTGATCGTTCTCATTCCACATCTCAAAGCCGGATAATGGGAAGAGATAATCGCCCATGTCGTGGTGGCCTGAAAATGCCGCCATATAGAGTGGGGTGACACAACCATCACCACGGATCATGGGCAATTTTTTGTTCTTCTGTACCATCAAAATAGCGATATGGACATGCCCAGCGACGGCAGCAAAACTGAGTGCAGTGTGTCCCTTTTGATTCTTTATTTCCAGTACAAAGGAAGATTGGTCGCCCATCTTTTCCAGTAAATTAGCAACAAAAGTGTGGTGTCCTTCCAAAGCAGCAACATGTAATGCAGTTTCCCCCCCTTCTGTTATGCGAGATTTACCCAATGTCATATCGTTGGCCAACAAGCTTTCAGCAGCTTCCCAGTCACCCTTCAGCGCAGCTTTGTGCAGTGGGACACAAGCACTCAGATATCTTCCTTCTGCGTGCGCATTAACCAACTCGACCGTTAATATCTATCTATGTATagtatttatcaaatttaaactTTCTTTACGGAAAACAAGTTAGGTGGGCGAGCTAGCTTGCAACCCGCCATCAGACGGGTGTGGCTCCAAATGAGCGACCCAACTGAACCAATCTTAATTGGAAAAAATGCTAAttttttagttaagaaaatctaaaaacatttgaaatgttaaaaaataaaaataaattttaatcaaAGACTTCactaaaatttaaaagtattgctatcataaattaataaaattaattagttaaataaaacatgaaaatttttaaaatactataaaattaattatcattaaaaattatttaaaataagttaGATAAGACTTAAAAATATATGTCTAACAaacttaaaaatacaattttgtaaaaaataaaaataaaaaaatcatattctagAGGATCGTTCCACCCCACCCTAACTTACTGTCCCCGCAGGCACAACCCATTTGACCAGCATTTGATCGGAGCAacaacttgtgtgagacggtctcatgggtcgtattttgtgagacagatctcttatttgggtcatcaatgaaaaagtataactttttatgctaagggtattactttttattgtgaatatcgatagggttgactcgtctcgcagataaagattcgtgagaccgtcttacaaaagAACTACTCTTTGATCGGCCTCCAAACGGGTTGAGATTTTCCCAACCCAGTCCGCCTCAATTCTATGGCGGGGCAGGCTAACACGTCGAGTTCAATCCAATTTAATAAGTTTAACTCGCGAGACAGTTTAACAGGagttttatgttaaaaaaatttgtaactttgatttaaaatatttatgaaaactaCTTCCTTTTTATAAAACATACACACTGCAGACTATAAGcttgtatatatttatttttaaacatagaATGCTTTCCCACAAATGAAATAAACTTGGTTGAGCttagaaatatttaaaatgGCCGAAGCTGAGGTAAAAAAAATGGGATTGAAAGCTTTCTGCTTCAATTCTCTCTCTGTttctttaaaagaaaattttatttcgaGCAACtagtcatgtatgtttattaaatCTATATTCAATCtcgatttttatgaattttaagaaaatttagtggaattcaaaataaaattttttaagaatttttaaTAGTTGTGATATTCGatcttgacttttaaaaactatataaaaattcaaaaatatattcaaaatttaCTAGCCAAAATTGCTTATATACCCTATGTTAAAGTAAATAAAATACCCAGAAAACCGAAAgctaaaaaaattgttttaaagtttGTGTTGCTTCAGTTCAAATTATTctctttttaaaaattatttctaaCTATTGCGTTCGAAATTGTGAATggaaaataaatgttaaaaaatgaacttttaaaataattttcgggGGACTCAAGTTGATTtataaatcaatc
The Primulina tabacum isolate GXHZ01 chromosome 9, ASM2559414v2, whole genome shotgun sequence DNA segment above includes these coding regions:
- the LOC142555984 gene encoding uncharacterized protein LOC142555984, with the translated sequence MGGYQSKEEANHEKLRLERRAIRLLLSSSQGRYLSACVPLHKAALKGDWEAAESLLANDMTLGKSRITEGGETALHVAALEGHHTFVANLLEKMGDQSSFVLEIKNQKGHTALSFAAVAGHVHIAILMVQKNKKLPMIRGDGCVTPLYMAAFSGHHDMGDYLFPLSGFEMWNENDQIELLTTSIASGLYDLAMRILQQNNTLAGVEDGNGETPLLVLARDPSHFRGPRDTMQQGLSWRTIARATPVLSPHNMKWPKQELSPADVDDESCDAYTLLDYLWNITASRHQQNDIETGQANNTEAFGNANAKLLFTAAESANDEFLVELIGRYPDFIYKVNESKHSIFHIAVLHRHVQCFNLIYELHGVRDLILTYIDTEGNNILHLAGRLAPQNQLNLIPGAALQMQREVLWFKEVEKLVKHSYRNMENNQGQTPHDVFISEHQGLMKEGEKMMKQMAKSCMLVAMLIATVVFTTAFTVPGGYNNAGSPSLQHKRLFYVFPISEAVATLSSLTSMLMFLSILTSRYGENDFLESLPFWIVIGVASLFVSIAAMMVAFCTCLIFYQHGLAPVTVLLFFFATVPVTFIALKYPLLVTILRSTYSCKWLFLSKRRLS